One window of Quercus robur chromosome 12, dhQueRobu3.1, whole genome shotgun sequence genomic DNA carries:
- the LOC126708402 gene encoding uncharacterized protein LOC126708402 codes for MATDANQKVLPLAFAVVNKESGASWRWFLECLRTSIEHVIPNDGICIISDRHKGIKCAIREWPRREDGREQVYHRYCLRHVASNFNRHFDNPILKALALKAGYASNEAKFKSIMQTIKEAEINLLRGVDPTDTRIERYMPYTYLVSEDVEKWTQSHDGGRRYGAMTTNISECFNGVLKGARGLPIAAMVHFTWCKLVAYFHDRHKQITSDLSRDKVWSDYAMEIYSRNEQKIAGHTVRNFNHAEGVYQVVTPYNDHRGGGGNHSHEVRIFARTCGCRKWQNLKIPCSHAIKVLQDLHLNATNYIDPCYSLNNAILTYSHNFVVPKSESEWRDISGPRWVPDPLLLRGIGRPVKSRIRNEMDGVQRERGSRREDPDLRETQPRQRCGVCHQEGHNRRSCPNSRGASTSGTAIN; via the coding sequence ATGGCAACCGATGCTAACCAAAAGGTTTTGCCTCTCGCCTTCGCTGTTGTGAACAAGGAGTCAGGGGCTAGTTGGAGGTGGTTTTTAGAGTGTCTCAGGACTTCCATAGAGCATGTCATACCTAACGATGGCATTTGTATTATTTCTGACCGACACAAAGGTATCAAATGTGCCATTCGAGAGTGGCCTAGACGTGAGGACGGAAGAGAACAGGTATATCACcgatattgccttcgacatgttgctagcaacttcaacagACACTTTGATAACCCGATTCTAAAGGCATTGGCCTTGAAAGCTGGATATGCGAGTAATGAAGCTAAATTTAAGTCCATAATGCAAACCATTAAGGAGGCTGAGATTAATTTACTGAGGGGTGTAGACCCTACTGATACGCGGATTGAACGTTATATGCCATACACATATCTAGTGAGTGAGGATGTGGAGAAATGGACCCAGTCACATGATGGTGGAAGACGTtatggggcaatgacaaccaatatcTCCGAGTGCTTTAATGGGGTACTTAAAGGTGCCCGCGGTTTGCCCATTGCTGCAATGGTTCATTTCACTTGGTGCAAACTTGTTGCATATTTCCACGATCGACATAAACAAATTACTTCTGATCTCTCTCGAGATAAGGTGTGGAGTGATTATGCAATGGAGATCTATAGCAGAAATGAGCAGAAAATTGCAGGACACACTGTGAGGAATTTTAATCATGCAGAGGGTGTATATCAGGTGGTTACCCCGTACAATGACCATAGAGGTGGAGGGGGAAACCACAGTCATGAAGTGCGCATATTTGCTAGAACATGTGGTTGCAGAAAGTGGCAAAACTTGaagatcccttgttcacatgcaattaaagttCTTCAAGATCTGCATCTCAATGCGACCAACTATATTGACCCATGTTACAGTTTGAACAACGCCATTCTCACATATTCACATAATTTTGTGGTACCAAAGTCAGAGTCTGAGTGGAGGGACATTTCCGGACCACGATGGGTGCCTGACCCACTGCTGTTGCGGGGCATAGGTCGTCCTGTGAAGTCAAgaataaggaatgaaatggatggGGTACAGCGAGAACGGGGAAGCCGGAGGGAAGATCCAGACTTGAGGGAGACTCAACCGAGGCAACGATGCGGAGTGTGTCATCAAGAGGGGCATAACCGTAGAAGTTGTCCCAATTCCCGTGGGGCATCGACAAGTGGTACTGCTATAAACTAG
- the LOC126710280 gene encoding peroxisomal acyl-coenzyme A oxidase 1-like yields the protein MARVDHLASERSKAQFGVDDMKIVWAGSRHAFEISDRISRLVASDPAFRKDNRAMLGRKELFKNTLRKAAHAWKRIIELRLTDEEASRLRFYVDEPAFTDLHWGMFIPAIKGQGTDEQQQKWLPLAYKMQIIGCYAQTELGHGSNIQGLETTATFDPQTDEFIIHSPTLTSSKWWPGGLGKVSTHAVVYARLITDGKDYGVNGFIVQLRSLDDHSPLPGITVGDIGMKFGNGAYNTMDNGVLQFDHVRIPRDQMLMRVSQVTREGKFVQSNVPRQLVYGTMVYVRQTIVSDASCALSRAVCIATRYSAVRRQFGSNNDGVETQVIDYKTQQNRLFPLLASAYAFRFVGEWLKWLYTDVTQRLQANDFSTLPEAHACTAGLKSLTTSATADAIEECRKLCGGHGYLCSSGLPELFAVYVPACTYEGDNVVLLLQVARFLMKTVSQLGSGKKPVGTTGYMGRVEHLMQSRCDAQRAEDWLKPSVILEAFEARSARMSVACAQNLAKFANQEEGFAELSANLTEASVAHCQLIVVSKFIEKLQQDIPGKGVKEQLEILCNIYALSLLHKHQGDFLSTGSITSKQASLANDQLRSLYSQVRPNAVALVDAFNYTDHYLGSVLGRYDGNVYPKLYEEAWKDPLNDSVVPDGYHEYIRPLLKQQLRNARL from the exons ATGGCGAGAGTTGATCATCTAGCGAGCGAGAGGAGCAAAGCTCAGTTCGGTGTCGATGATATGAAGATCGTCTGGGCTGGCTCTCGCCACGCCTTCGAGATTTCCGATCGAATTTCTCGCCTCGTCGCCAGCGATCCG gcCTTTCGAAAGGATAACAGGGCTATGCTTGGTAGAAAGGAGTTATTCAAAAATACTCTGAGAAAAGCAGCTCATGCGTGGAAACGGATAATTGAGCTTCGTCTCACTG ACGAAGAGGCATCCAGGTTAAGGTTTTATGTGGACGAACCTGCTTTCACAGATCTTCACTGG GGCATGTTTATACCAGCTATTAAAGGGCAAGGCACTGACGAGCAGCAACAGAAGTGGTTGCCATTGGCATACAAGATGCAAATTATTGGTTGCTACGCACAAACTGAACTTGGTCATGGTTCCAATATTCAAGGGCTTGAAACAACTGCAACATTTGATCCCCAAACAGACGAGTTCATTATTCACAGTCCTACATTGACTTCAAGCAAA TGGTGGCCTGGTGGATTGGGTAAAGTTTCCACACATGCTGTTGTTTATGCACGACTAATCACTGATGGCAAAGACTACGGTGTGAATG GTTTCATTGTTCAGTTGCGGAGTTTGGATGATCACTCACCTCTTCCGGGCATAACAGTTGGTGATATTGGAATGAAATTTGGAAATGGAGCATACAACACCATGGACAATGGTGTATTACAATTTGATCATGTTCGCATCCCAAGGGATCAAATGTTGATGAG GGTTTCACAGGTTACAAGGGAAGGGAAATTTGTTCAATCCAATGTTCCGCGGCAGCTTGTTTATGGTACCATGGTATATGTGCGACAAACAATTGTATCTGATGCTTCCTGTGCTTTATCAAGGGCAGTTTGTATTGCTACTCGGTATAGTGCTGTTCGTAGACAATTTGGTTCAAATAACGATGGTGTTGAGACTCAG GTGATTGATTACAAAACACAACAGAATAGACTCTTTCCTTTGCTGGCTTCTGCTTATGCATTCAGATTTGTTGGTGAGTGGTTAAAATGGCTTTATACGGATGTGACCCAAAGATTGCAAGCCAATGATTTCTCAACATTACCCGAGGCTCATGCATGTACTGCGGGTTTGAAGTCTTTGACTACTTCTGCAACTGCT GATGCAATTGAAGAATGCCGGAAATTATGTGGTGGCCATGGTTACCTTTGTAGCAGTGGGCTACCAGAGTTATTTGCAGTTTACGTCCCTGCCTGTACATATGAAGGAGACAACGTTGTTCTACTTTTACAG GTTGCAAGATTTCTTATGAAGACTGTTTCTCAGCTTGGGTCTGGGAAGAAGCCTGTTGGGACAACAGGTTATATGGGGAGAGTGGAACATTTGATGCAATCCCGCTGCGATGCTCAACGAG CTGAGGATTGGTTAAAGCCCAGTGTAATACTGGAGGCATTTGAAGCTAGGTCTGCTAGAATGTCTGTTGCCTGTGCTCAAAACCTTGCCAAGTTTGCAAATCAAGAAGAGG GCTTTGCTGAACTCTCCGCTAACTTAACCGAGGCATCTGTTGCTCATTGCCAATTAATTGTTGTTTCCAA GTTCATTGAGAAACTGCAACAAGACATACCTGGAAAGGGGGTGAAAGAACAGTTAGAGATTCTATGCAACATATATGCTTTGTCTCTTCTTCACAAACATCAAGGTGATTTCCTCTCCACTGGCAGCATCACTTCCAAGCAAGCTTCTCTTGCAAATGATCAACTAAGATCTCTGTATTCCCAG GTTCGTCCGAATGCAGTTGCCCTTGTTGATGCATTTAATTACACTGACCACTACCTTGGTTCGGTTCTGGGACGATACGATGGTAATGTGTATCCAAAACTCTATGAGGAGGCATGGAAGGATCCTTTGAATGACTCAGTTGTGCCTGATGGCTACCATGAATATATCCGGCCACTGTTGAAGCAACAGCTCCGCAATGCAAGGCTTTGA